The DNA region ttttaatttgcatttctctaatggctaatgaccgaaagcattttctcatgtatctgttagctgcctgaatatcttctttagtgaagtgtgtgttcatatcctttgcccacttcttgattggattgtttgtctttttgtggttgagttttgacagaatcatatagattttagagatcaggtgctggttggagatgtcatagctgaaaattctttcccagtctgtaggtggtcttttcactcttttggtgaagtctttagatgagcataggtgtttgatttttaggagctcccagttatctggtttctcttcatcatttttggtaatgttttgtattctgtttatgccttgtattagggctcctaaggttgtccctatttttttttccatgatctttatctttttagtctttatgtttaggtctttgatccacttggagttagtttttgtgggtggtgtgaggtatgggtcctgtttcatttttttgcaaatggatatccagttatgccagcaccatttgttaaaaagactatcttttccccaattaactgacactgggcctttgtcaaatatcagctgctcatatgtggatggatttatatctgggttctcaattctgttccactggtctatgtgcctgttgttgtaccaataccaggctgttttgactactgtggctgtataataggttctgaaatcaggtagagtgaggcctcccactttcttcttctttttcagtagtgctttgcttatcagaggcttctttcccttccatatgaagttggtgatttgtttctctatcaccttaaaagaTGACATTGGaacttggatcggaagtgcattgtatgtatagatggcttttggtagaatagacatttttactatgttaagtcttcctatccatgagcaaggtatgtttttccacttgagtatgtccttttgaatttcttgtagtagagctttgtagttttctttgtataggtcttttacatccttggtaagatttattcctaagtattttatcttcttgggggctactgtgaatggtattgatttggttatttcctctttgatgttctttttgttgatgtagaggaatccaagtgatttttgtatatttatctaataacctgagactctgccaaactcttctattagtttcagtagttttctggaggattccttagggttttctgtgtaaaagatcatgtcatctgcaaatagagataattttacttcctccttgccaatctggatgccctttatttctttgactagcctaattgctctggctaggacttctagcacaacgttgaaaaagagcagtgataaagggcatccttgtctggttcccgttctcaagggaaatgctttcaggctctctccatttagagtgatgttggctgttggctttgcatacatgtcctttattatgttgaggaattttccgtcagttcctattttggtgagagtttttatcataaatgggtgttggactttgtcaaatgctttttctgcatcaattgataagatcatgtggtttttgtcttttgttttatttatgtggtggattacattaatggtttttctaatattaaaccagccttgcattagTCTGAAACCTATCTGCATCGTAGCAACACGCCTCTACTGATGGATGGtgactgcgcatgaggtgcattggacaGGAACCaaatctgggtctcctgcatggaaggtgagaattctaccactgaaccacaactgTCCCAATGTAAAAAATAGCTATCAGTTtttgagctcctactatgtgctggCCATCCATGTCACATGTTTTAATtagctcatttagtcctcacaagaaCCCTACAGTATTTATGGTTATCATCCTCATAGAGTTGAGTAAATTGAAGCCTAGAGAGATTAAGTGCAAAGTCACAGCCTGGTGAGTGTAAGAGCTAGAAAATAAGAACGTGTAGGTGCAGAGAAGGGTAAGTCTCTTTGGATGTCAGGAAAAGAAGGATCACACTGGGAAGATGGGctgaaatttacctttttttttttttttaaacagtccaGCAAGGTTAAACTACGCTTTGTCATTTAAACATTTAAACATTatgcactaaaaaataaaaaaaaaattttaaattatgcaCTAGAGGGCGCTAAACACAAGTTGTGACTTTAAAACTGTTTTGCTAATGCAGTTCCCACAGTGCTGCAAGACATATAATCAGTATTGGATTCAAGCCAAAAAGGGCCCTCCCAGAAACAGAGTTTGACAAGGTTTATGATAGTTGAAGAGCTGTGTTTCTAGtgcctcaaaaaaacaaacaaacaaacaaaaaaaacggtTTACATTGAGCAATTCATAAATTCTTTCTTCTTGATACTGAATGCTGTTCCAAGTGCCTTTCAGCTACaaagttaatatttttctttgctttttctgcctGCTAAGTGGGGAAGGCAAAGGCTTGGGTAACCGGgatgaaaacaaatttttaaaaattgcactgAGAtagattttcttgttttatttatgtggtggattacattaatggtttttctaatattaaaccagccttgcataaaaaaagaaaaaaattgcatacctggtataaatcccacttggtcggggtgaattatatttttgatatcttgttggattctattggctagaattttgttgaggatttttgcatctatgttcatgagggatataggtctataattttctttttttgtaatgtctttacctggttttggtatcagggagatggtggcttcatagaatgagttgggtagtattccgtcattttctatgctttggaataccttcggaagtagtggtgttaactcttctctgaaagtttggtagaactctgcagtgaagccgtccgggccagggcttttttttgttgggagttttttgcttaccatttcaatctctttttttgttatgggtctatttagttgttctacttctgaatgtgttagtttaggtaggtagtgtttttccagaaattcatccatttcttctaggttttcaaatttgttagagtacaattttttgtaataatctgatatgattcttttaatttcagttgggtctgttgtgatgtggcccttcgcgtttcttattctggttatttgtttcctttcctgtatttctttagtcagtctagccaatggtttatcaattttattaattttttcaaagaaccagcttttggctttgttaattgttttaattgtttttctgttctctaattcatttagttcagctctaatttttattatttgttttcttctcgtgcctgatggattcttttgttgctcactttctatttgttcaagttgtagggacagttctctgattttggctgtttcttctttttttatgtctgcatttatcaatataaattggcctctgagcactgcttttgctgtgtcccagaagttttgataggaagtattttcattctcgttgctttctatgaatttccttattccctccttgatgtcttctataccccagtcttttttcaggagggtattgttcagtttccaagtatttgatttcttttccctagtttttctgttattgatctctagttttattgccttgtggtctgagaaggtgctttgtaatatttcgatgttttggactctgcaaaggtttgttttatgacctaatatgtggtctattctagagaatgttccacgtgcactagaaaaaaaagtatattttgcagcagttgggtggagagttctgtataagtcaacgaggtcaagttggttgattgttgtaattaggtcttccgtgtctctattgagcttcttactggatgtcctgtccttctccaaaagtggtgtgttgaagtctcctactataattgtggaggtatctatctcacttttcagttctgttaaaatttgatttatgtatcttgcagccctgtcattgggtgcataaatatttaatatggttatgtcttcctgatcaattgtcccttttatcattatatagtgtccttctttatcctttgtggtggatttaagtctaaagtctattttgtcagaaattaatattgctactcctcttcttttttgcttattgtttgcttgataaatttttttccatcctttgagttttagtttgtgtctctaagtgtaaggtgtgtctcttgtaggcagcatatagacagatcgtgtttctttatccagtccgggactctctgtctctttattggtgcatttagtccatttacattcagcgtgattatagataaataagtgtttagtgttgtcattttgaggcctttttatatgtgttgttgacaattttatttttccacttacttttttgtgctgagacgtttttcttagtaaattgtgagatcctcatttttataGCGTTtgcctttatgtttgttgagttgttacgtttttcttggcttttatcttgagttatggagttgttatacctctttgtggttaccttaatatttacccctatttttctaagtaaaaacctaatttgtattgttctatatcgccttgtatcactctccatatggcagttctatgccacctgtatttagtccctctttttgattactgtgatcttttacatattgacttcgatgattccctgttatgagcagttttttttaattaatcttaatttgtttttgtgatttccctatttgagttgatatcaggatgttctgttttgtgaccttgtgttgtgctgatatctgatattattggttttctgaccaaacaatatcctttagtacttcttgtagctttggtttggtttttgcaaattctctaaacttgtgtttatctgtaaatatcttaatttcgccttcatatttcagagagagttttgctggatatatgatccttggctggcagtttttctccttcagtgctctgtatatgtcatcccattgccttcttgcctgcatggtttctgctgggtagtctgaacttattgttattgattctcccttgaaggagacctctcttttctccctggctgcttttaaaattttctctttatctttggttttggcgagtttgatgataatatgtcttggtgtctttctttttggatcagtcttaaatggggtttgatgagcatcttggatagatatcctttcatctttcatgatgtcagggaagttttctgtcagcagatcttcaactattttctctgtgttttctgtcctccctccctgttctgggactccaatcacatgcaagttatccttcttgataagagtcccacatgattcttagggtttcttcatttttttgtaattcttttatctgaatttttttcagctatgttggtattaattccctggtcctccagatttcccactctgcattctaattgctcgagtctgctcctctgacttcctattgcgttgtctaattctgtaattttattgttaatcttttggatttctacatgctgtctctctatggattcttgcaacttattaatttttccactatgttcttgaataatcttttttgaattcttcaactgtttcatcagtgtgttccttggctttttctgcagtttgccttattttgtttctgatgtcttgaagcattctgtaaattagttttttatattctgtatctgataattccaggattgtatctttatttgggaaagattttgattcttttgtttggggggttgtagacgctgtcatggtctgcttctttatgtggtttgatatcgactgctgtctccgagccatcactaagatatatataaaaagatatatatagtagtggtttattctataattgctcactgagtcttatcttgttttgttttctttcaatatacgtggatgggctacagattgtgctgtcttgtttgttgtagcccttgacttacttatgatctattactagctggtttgggctgttgccagatgtatatgcctgagtctgttcactattcttgagtagaatctgattttgggtcatcaagtgtgtgctgcaccctaacacctatccacctcgagaagtagtggtgatagttgtgtgcaccagattctagtagcagctggggttcaccctccagggggggcaggatgctgacaggcttcccccaaatgtcagtgaggtaggtgtgtctctattcctatagcatcttggtgggagggcactgcagctgtaccttaggcccccaatgcaagtacctctactcattggtagatgtcaccctccttagacccccaaggcaagaggctaggtggtctggggggagcttcagccctctgctccctgttgtgggtcagttagggctcggttgaataagcagagatatcagacctgggaaacttgtttttccggaaaatctgctaaaaaaaaaatgcagtcagatccctatcagaactgcgtttggattataaccaccaccttgttccctgtaaggatgaaagtccgagatttggatcatatatgcttggctgtagctggttctttgtttttagtccaattagggatggatttttggtccctgagttttttgtggttccttctctcaggccggaagaatggattcggaaaaaaccaaaaaaaaaaaaaagggagagggaaGCAAAGCCGTCTCAGAACCGGagtcattctccctctggctcaggaaattccaatgttaatgaaaccgcctgggaagggtgggggagggttcagagaaataggagagtagcacctcagaatatagccaaagttactaatcttgcttggaatgactattttatctgagattcccgaggggcgtgtcgcctatgtgtgctggctgtgtggagattgcccccaagggtctggcccgctgaagccgtgatcaaatcctccgctgccagtctaaagcccagcgtcaaggttcccctgctgggacgctgcactcctggctccaaaaccagtcaccgcctcccggggacttctcccaccagctgcgtcgccacgctgcccgtgtggaccagctgggccccctcccggggtgagttcaggggggtagggctgctccccttgtttgcgctgtcatgagattttgagttcagctcctctgggcccagacctaatcccggcgccaaggttacctgactgggacgctggctccaggctccaaaaacagtcactgcttccccatatttgttcgttctccatctctaaatctgtgtttgttgttcagggtttgtagattgttatgtatgtgatcgattcacttgtttttccgagtctttgttgcaagagggatccgaggtagcgtctacctagtccgccatcttggccccacctccctggGTACCTATAtgtttttacattcttattctgtaTTTGTTGGTGTTTTACAGCTCACAGACACATGAAAATCTTTAACACCCCCAACAACTCCAAGACCATCACTGGATTCATCCTCCTGGGCTTCCGTTGCCCCATGGAGGGTCAGATCCTCCTCTTTGTCCTCTTCTCTGTTGTCTACCTCATGACCGTTGTGGGGAATGGTTCCATCATCTGTGCTGTGCGCTGGGATCAGAgactccacacacccatgtacatcCTACTCACCAACTTCTCCTTCCTGGAGATCTGCTATGTCACCTCCACTGTCCCCAACATGTTGGCCAATTTCCTCTCTGAGACCAAAGTCATCTCCTTCTCTGGGTGCTTTCTCcaattctactttttcttctccctgGGTTCTACAGAAGGCTTTTTCTTGGTGGTTATGGCATTTGATAGATACCTTGCAATCTGCCGGCCTCTACACTATCCAACCATTATGACTGGATGTCTCTGCACCAATCTTGTGGTCAATTGCTGGATATTTGGTTTCCTCTGGTTTTTGCTTCCTATTATCATCATTTCCCAAATGTCCTTTTGTGGATCCAGGATTATTGACCACTTCCTATGTGACCCAGGTCCTCTTCTAGCACTCACTTGCAAAAGAGCTCCTGTGATGGAGCTTTTCTTCTCCACCTTAAGTCCTCTGCCCCTCATTATTCTGTTTCTTTTCATCATGGGGTCCTACACCCTCATCCTAAGAGCTGTAGTAAGAGTCCCCTCAGCAGCTGGGAAAAGAAAAGACTTCTCTACCTGTGGGTCTCATCTGGCTGTGGTTTCACTTTTCTATGGCTCAGTACTGGTCATGTATGGGAGTCTATCATCTCAGGAAGAAGATGGAATGCAGAAAATTGTGACCCTATTTTATTCTGTCATGACCCCACTCCTTAACCCAGTGATATACAGTCTTAGGAACAAAGATATGAAAAGAGCCCTGCAGAAATTTCTGGGAATAAAAAAACAATGTTAATCAAAAAGACCCTTGAGCAATATTAAACTCATATTTAACCTctttttcagatttaaaaaagaaaaaaaactggtgTCATTCATGTAATTGTTCATCTTAGTATTGATTCAAAATCTTAGTCACTTGTGAGTCTGCTTCTactgtttctttcttctctggGTTTTTGAGCATTTAGTGCTATTTCTTAgcatgcttcattttttttttttttttaatgcaggatattgcatttaaaaaattcCACAGACATTGTGTGTAGTAACCCAAGCAAGAAAAGGTTTTCTTTCAGCAGGTAGATAGAGTAGAGGTAGATAGTTTTAATCCcacttaaaagttatttttatgcattttaaaGATGGTCCATATCAATTTTGATCTTTCTCCTGGGATATGGCCCTGACTCAGGAAAATGGCCTTCCCACGatctcagctgaagcctgttctGTGTACCAGGGCCGCTCCTGTTTAATGTGCCCTGACTCCTATTTCACCCTGTGACTCCTGAAATCTCTGCTTATCTCTTCAGACTCTCGGTTTCTGTTTTCTGCTAGATTTTTTGAAGTCTCATCTTGCATATTCACAgcttcaaaaaacaaacaaacaaacccaaacccattgagttgattccaactcatgcaatcccagaggtcagagtagaactgccccatagggtttccaagtagcagctagtggattcgaatcactgacctttatgttatcagccaagctcttaaccattacgccatcagggctccatgaacagttaaaaaaggaaaaccaaacccattaccatcaagtggaCCCCATAGGAATCCAAAAATGCCTTGAGGGAAGATTTCATCAAATTTTGGGTGTCACTTCTCTGTGGTATGCTGATCTCAAGAATTTGTTccttttgaaaacctagaaataaatggatgaatttcctgaagcttactacctacctaaactaacacaaacaaaggtagaacaactaaataaacccatgacacaagaagacattgaaaggtaattaaaaactcccagaaaaaaatccctgtcctggacagcttcactggagagttctatcaaactttcagagttaacaccactactacgaaaggtattccagagcatagaaaaggatggaatgctcccaaatgcattctatgaagccagcatatccctgataccaaaaccaggtaaagacaccacaaaaaaagaaaattacaaacctatatcccttatgaacttagaagcaaaaatcctcaacaaaattctagccagtaaaaCTTTGGctatcaaaaaaaatcaaaaaaaaatttgccatgaccaagtgggattcataccaggtatgcaggaatggcttaacactagaaaaacaattaatgtaatcatcatatgaataaaacaaaagtcaagaaccacatgatcttatcaattgatgcagaaagggaatttgacaaacttcaacaccCATCCacaataaaaactcagcaaaatatgattagaaggaaaattccacaacataataaaaagcatttatacaaagccattaaccaacatcatcctaaatgcagagtctaaaagcattccccttgagatc from Elephas maximus indicus isolate mEleMax1 chromosome 10, mEleMax1 primary haplotype, whole genome shotgun sequence includes:
- the LOC126083610 gene encoding olfactory receptor 11G2-like, encoding MKIFNTPNNSKTITGFILLGFRCPMEGQILLFVLFSVVYLMTVVGNGSIICAVRWDQRLHTPMYILLTNFSFLEICYVTSTVPNMLANFLSETKVISFSGCFLQFYFFFSLGSTEGFFLVVMAFDRYLAICRPLHYPTIMTGCLCTNLVVNCWIFGFLWFLLPIIIISQMSFCGSRIIDHFLCDPGPLLALTCKRAPVMELFFSTLSPLPLIILFLFIMGSYTLILRAVVRVPSAAGKRKDFSTCGSHLAVVSLFYGSVLVMYGSLSSQEEDGMQKIVTLFYSVMTPLLNPVIYSLRNKDMKRALQKFLGIKKQC